The window GGAGATTTGGCATTGCAGCACATTAATAATGCATATGCAGGTAAACTGTGGTAACTCTAATAACTGCAGAGTAGCAAAACAATTCAGTCAGCTGACTGTAAACATCAGTAGTGGCGGATGTGAAATCTGTAGTTAGCTTAACTGGAAAAGCACGACATGAAGCATCAAGCACATTTCACTTCAGCAATGATGAATCTGACATAGGAGGCTGCCTTGATTCTTGATTAGAGGTGTAATGACGGAGATGATGCTGTGATGCCAGCGATCATTACTACAGTGCAACATCCTACATCCTATTAGTTTTACTGAGGCATCAATCTTATGGTCCACCAAACAAACTGCTCAATTTAATAAAACAACACATCTCTAGGCAGTGTCAGCATCATAAATAGCGCATTCTTTTGTATGTCAGCTAAAATGATCACCACCGCTTATTTCTTCCTTTTATAAAATCAGGATCCTCTTAGCTTCTATCTAATTTGTATATAAAAACAGCATTTAGCTGCAGGGAAATGCAAGTAATGTGATAGCACTGCATTTGCAGACAGCAGCTTGAGCTTCAGAATGCATGAATGaatcaaaggaaagaaaagttgctgttgtttttctagTTTAGTGCAGCAATGGCACATGCTGCATCAATGCTCAGCACTGTGATCATGGCAACGTGACATCAAACTAAATCAAAGATGTCTACTAGCGCAACATTAAGACACACTGCTGTGACTTACCCAGGGTTCCTCCAAATTCCCTCTCTGAGTCATGTGACAGTTTGTGTTTGAGTGCTTGACTGTTTGGTCTCATTATTGTGCTCCTGTTTAAAAAGAAGACAATAAATACAATAGGTTAAAAGGTTGTAAGAATGACAACACAAACCCCTCAGAGactgtattattattaagatCTTGAAGCTTGAACTTTTTCCCTTGAGTATTTCCATTTTATTGGGCACTTTTTACCAACTACCAGCAATCAGTAATGATTATCTAAAACCGGAGATTCAAAGAGCATACACACTGCAATACACTTATAACTGATTTAATAAACCCTGTAAACCCACAGAGGCCCTCCTCAGGTTAGACAAACTGAGATTTCCACCAGACTGTACCAACAAGACTGTCAGCGTTTGAACTCTTTCTGTAACAAAGCTGTCAGGAAAGTGAAGTTGACTTCAAAGGCATCTCTCCTCTTTCAGTAAAATCTAAAGCTGAGGGCTTCCGCTTGCAGTAGAGTaatttttaaatgattctattTGTACTTTTACCAGAGTAGATCCAAGTACTTCTTCTACAGGTGCATACTTTTCAGACTATATTTGATGTAAACCCCTCACACTGAATGGCGAGGCCACAATAATGATGCATTCAAATACTCAAAGGGAATTCTAAATGTGGGCTAATAATCAAACTTGACAAAAAGCAAGAGAAATGGTCAACGAGACGATTAAGAGTCATCAAAAAGTCATTATGGTTCGATTTAAAAACCTTTTTcttataaaatgttaaattgcTGCTTATTTCTGCACACCCGTGCTGGACTGTTGCCATGGGtgccataaataaataaggcaAAGTTCAGGTCAAGCTGCTGTCAGTTCCTGAGCAGTTCTGCTGTGGACAGTGAAACACGGGTCGGACCAGTTACCTGTGAACGAACTGAAGGCTTTCCGCAAACACGAAGAGTGCAAATCTGTAGTCCTGTTTAGCTTCTTACCGGTTACTGCAAAATGGGATGTTTGCATCAAGGCAGCTCGTGAGCGTCCATCCAGCAACCTGCACACGGACACGCCCCCACTACGTTACCGCAGCACGAAATCCTCCCCGCGCCAATCAGGAGGCTCCGCGGTCATCAGAAGAGGGTGGGAGAAAAAGGCTTAGCCAATCAAATGCGATCGTCAGGTGGCGACAGTCAGCTGTACCCTCCAGATAGTAGAAAATGTTGTGAAATTCGCCTCAGTCACTCTCATGTTCACAAGTTTAGATCAGTGCAGAGCGCAGTGCTATATCTACAAGCTGATTTCAACAGGGACAGCACAACCTCCGAATCCCACATTCATACACTTTTATTGCAGACAAGCTACATTTAAACATTCCTTTCATGGAAACAAGCCCAGAAAACAGACTCAAACGACCTGAAGGTAGCAGGTAGACACACATGGATTACATAATCAGAAAATTATTATTCAGCAAAGCACtcttaaaaattatttattaatacaTGTGATTTTCACAGgacacagcttctctctgtagTCATTAATATTATGTACTCAAGGTCAATATTTTATCCTTCAAGTGAAACAGGTGCTAAAAGCTTCAGCTTGTACAGTGGATTATTCAACTCTATCTTTGTATAAGGAGGAGATGGAGATGATTTTATTCGTTTGTAACAGTTACGATATCAAACCAAAGTGGTACAGGCTCATTTGGACTTTAATGACAAGCACTTCGATTTAAATCTGCCACAAATTTGCCGTCAGTTAACAGCTACTACTGTTTGATTTAGtgttgaaaaagtaatcattcCTGACTCGTTCGATCTGGATCAACAGACTGAACAGCAAGTGTTGAACAGAACAGAAGTGTTTAAATTTGGATTCATGATTTCGGTGTAAATCTTTCCATCCCTCGAGCCTTAGCCTCTTTCACAGATAACTTCGATAACACTCTGCTCCATTGGTGCAGGATCCAGGCAGCGGTGGGCGGCGCTTCCAACGATCTCATCTAGCAGGAAGTGCACGAGATTCTCGTCGGAAACAAAGCGCCACAAGTACATCTGCAGGTAGTGGCAGTCCACCTGGATCTGCTGCAGCCCGTATCGGCCAAAAGTGCGCAGGCGGACACACTCCAGGAATGTTTTTAAGCTGATTTTGATAATTCCCGTCATCACGGACACCTGAGGAAGCAGAAAGACGTGCAAGTGAAAATCtaagatttttcctttttcattttgttaaatGAGGACCATCTGCAGATCTGCACCCACCTTGTTGAACTCCACTGAGCTAAAGATGTCGATCCTTTCAGAGAACAGCTTGTGTATGTTGCTCAGCAGATTGGTATCCATGGGAGCACTGAAGGTAAACAGAAGACAAATGTTCAAGTAAATgcgtttaaaaataaaataaaaaaagttaaagtaTGATTAAAAATGCCTATGAAACAACTGACATCGTACTTTCAAGGATAATGTAACACTGTATCTGTGCcttttatttataatattttaataaccACTCAGTGGTTATTAAAATGTCATTACAATGTCATTACTTTATGCTGACATTTCCAAAATCACTCTCTGTACTctaccaaaataaataaataaatgaatcaaaaatagggtgtcaaacataaggcccatgGTCCAAAATCGGCCCAACAAAGGTTCCAATCTGGCCCTCTGACTGGCATAGAAAAATGTGAATGCAAGCATCCATTTTGgaatttttattgtgttttcagAAGTTTTAAAACTTTTCTTACTTATAAAGAGCTTCCCTGTGGCCATTCACAgcaaagtaaaataattaagaaaAGTAAAGTAAGATAGGCAAAGAATTACAGAAAGATTCCTGTTTTTTCACTGTATATTGTAATTTTTACTGTGAGTCAAAAAAAATTTCAGCCTTATAATTATAGGACGGTATGGTAACAAGCTACCAGATCTTTCTCTGTAATTTTACAaatttatttctcacagtttaagCCCAATGAGTCATGCTGACAGTTTTCTTTCATTAactgcagcagcatttcttCATCACGTAGAAAAACCGAGATGTAGTGTTGAAattacacttctttttcttatattggGATATATTAGGGATTAAATGTTTGGTTAAACTTCCGGGGCTCTTACGGTCAAAATAGGCTGCATGTGGCCCACAATATAAACAAGTTTGACATTCCTGATTTAAAATTTGCTTTCGCCCCATTTATAGGTAGCTCTGCACCACTGCTAGCACTATTATTAACTATTTTAAGGTCAATTGCTGAAAATCCCATTCTGTCCACTTGCACTGGTGTGTTTGCAGTGCACACTGGATCACATGCTCTGTGGTTAAGAGGACAAAGTTACAAGCCAGAGAGCCATAACTTGTAAACAGGTTGAACATGTGCTGCATGCTTACACACCAGTCAGTTAGTTTCTACAGAAATATTTATCTTCAGATACCTCTAGACATAGACCGTTATGACCTTGGAGACAAACTCGCAGCACAAAACTGTGTAAATGTTGCAAGTAAACTACACGAATTATGCATTTTCACCTTTGACCTAATGCACGGCCTCTGAGCTTGAACACGCCAACCTTTTCCACTGAAAACTCCTGTTTGGGAGTTGGTATTTGTTCTCTATGGAAGTTTGAAATCACAGATGTTCAAGAACATCCAAGTGCTGATTGAAAATCTTGACGGGAAACATTGGACAAATTTATAAAGGCCCTtctattgtttcattttctaCACATTAGACTCTACTTACTCTACTTTTGCGCAGTGGTGTCCAAacccaggcctcaagggccggtgtcctgcaggttttagatgtgtccttgatccatcacagctgatttaaaagctaaattacctcctcagcatgtcttgaagttctccagaggcctgctaattaactaatcatttgattcaagtgtgttgacccagggtgttatctaaaacctgcaggacaccgaccttcgaggcctggagttggccaaGCCTGGTGTGAAcagaaccaaaaaaacccccaaaaccaCAACTGCCACCAGCTGAGCAGTGTGTGTAGAGCTATGGTACCTTGGGGTGTAGCTGGCAGCATAGCGGGCTTGCTGCCTGGAGCTGCTGTAGACAGAGAAAGTCCTTTTGCTGGAGTCGCTGCTGTGCGCTTTCCTCACGCCCTCTTCATACAAGAGACCAACCTATCATGCAGAAGGTTAATAAAACACCCCGTTCATGTGGGATCATGGGTGCATGAGGACATTGGGACAGTTGCAAAAACTCTCACCTGCACATCAATGGATGTGGTGTCCTCTACTACTCTCTTCATGACAGCGCGGACATTTCTTGGCTCAATAGTGTTAACCCAGTCTCTGGTTTCAACGCTTTTTCTTAACATTTGGGAAATAATCAGACCCTGAAcctgaagcaaaacaaaaataaagcaacTAAATAAAAAGGTTGTTTCGCTTTTGTGACTTTTAAAGGTTGTTGATAAAAAGCCTACCTTGACATAATGGTTGAGTAGTTTCTGTGCTGCCTCCCTGGCTTCTGCACATAAAGTTGTAACAGGTGTTACGGGACTGTGGTGCTGAGACAGAGAGCAAAAAGCACATTCTTGTCATTACCTTTGGCAGAGTGACTGGCTGATAAAAGAGATCAAAAACATAATGAGAGCTAGTTCTCCTTGTTTTGTGATACCTGTACAAGGAACTGTTCATCTGTGAGAGTAAGTATGTAGGAGATGGTTGAGGTTTCGTACTCCAAGCAAAGACGAGACAGCAGCAACAGAAGGGCTGGGGGAGTTGAACCTCCTTTGTCTCCGGCGGTCTCACAAAACTGCCGAGAAGACTGGCATACAAACTTGATAAAGCTCACCACCAGGCTCTCACGTACACCCTGGCTGCAGAATTCACCCTAAAAGGGggggagacacacacaaaccGGTATCACTCGCACAATGTAGAGACAACACGCAGGGTTACAGTAACACATGATGTCACACATTAgttcaaacaaatgaaaattatAAAAGGTAGTTTGGGAGCAGAAAATGTTCACCTTGAAGTACGGCTTGTTAGAGAATGTGATGTCCTTAGCTGTAAAGAGATGCACTGATGCCAGCACCGACTTAATCTGATTGAGAATTGAGGCTGACAGGGAGGAGAGCAGCTCTGGTAGGCTGGTTGGAGCGTCTCTGCCAGAGGCTGGCCCAGCCACAGAAGTGCCAGCCACAGAGAGACGAGGAGTTGCCAGAGCCTGCCTCACGTCTGTCAAGCTGTCCATGTAGAAGCTCTGCAGAGCGGAAAGGTACTGCTTGACTCGCTCCGTCGCCGCCCGTATCACAATCTCCGTCCCCTTGTTTGGCACAGCTGAGCCAGGCAGAAGTTTGGCCACAGCCTGGAGTCTGCGGTGGAAGCGGTCCAGCGCACGTACAAGTAGGGAGTTATCCCCAACCCCTTTCTCCTCTTGTATTCTCCGCTCGACAAGCATGAAATATCGAGCAGCCAAATCATCCACAAAGGCATGCAGCTTGCCATTTGCCATCTGAGGAATATTTTTGGATGCCAGCTCGCCCTTTTGAGCATGGTTGATAAACAGTTCTTGATAGGAAGTGATTACCAAGCATAAGCTGCTCACAAACTCATTGCAGCCTCTGTCAATGAATTCCAGGATGTCAGTATTTGATGCGGGGGAAGGCAGAGAGCTGTTTTTGGGGGAGCCGTCGGTCGGCGATCCGGGGGCTGTTGCAGACGACAACCCGTGCGCGGAAGCATCTTTTGTGGCTGTGGACGGGTACGGCCTTATCTCTGCTTCCAGGCCCTGAAGATCTGACTCAAGGCGAGACCGCGCGTGGCTCAGGAATTTATCACAGAGCTCTTCTGCAGGCTCATCCAACTGCAACAGAAGCTCCACACACTCTGATAAATCTTTGGCACTTGACCCACCATCCCTATGATCACAAGAAGAAAAGACAGAAGCAGAAATGTAATGaaatgtgtgatttttttccatGAAGTTTGGTCAGTCAACtcaatttgtgtttatttatttgtaattttaatatCTATGCAGTTGTGTCAAACATGCTGTTTATCctaattaaaataatttctcTTATATATTGTAATAACTAGTCATTGTCACCTGAACTTCTGTCGAAGCTCCTGGGCCAGCTTGTCCATGATGGCGTGACAGTCATCCTGAATTCCCTTGAAGGAGGGCAGGTGGCTGTACTGCTGCAGTACGCAGCGGGCACGGCGGTGGGTGTTCACCGCCTGAGCGTAGGCCTGCAGCtccaaacatttattcaatcttGCGGGGAGTTCAAACAGAAACTGCAGCTTCCTCAACAGAGTGTGAACACCTGGAGTGAAACATGGTAAGacccccaaaataaataaataaaatatgaatcaacctattaaaaagtttaatccaaacaaacagtcaggTTAGGTCTCACCAGAGAGTTTGGTTATCTGCGCGTGCTGGTCTTGAAGAGTGCCGCTGATCCGAGCGCTGAACTCTGTGATCGCAGCCATGTTAGCAGACAGACAATCCATTTCATCTTCCATTTTCTTGAAGTCATTCTTCATCTTTCTTATGGTGTCTggcagaaggaaagaaagaaagaaggatatTTCAGCTATCCAGGTTTGCACAATTTAATGTCAGCTTACGTTAgggcagcagtgtgtgtgtttatgatgTTCCTTCACCTGTAGCAGATATAAACTTGTTGTAGTTTTCATACACCAGGGTTTGCATGTCGCTGTCCAAAGAGCGGATCTGCCTGACCATACAGGTCTCCTGGTCCATCAGCTCCGTGAGAGAGCACTCCCTCCTGAGCTGGATTtggatatttaaaataaaaaagttactGTACGTATGCTCAGTGGTCATTTGTGTTTTCTAGATATAGTGTGATATAGCATTAAAACTGATTCATTCCTCACTGTTTGGCAAAGACAGaagcagatttttaaaaagtgttttaaaattCACAGCCATCTACATCTTCACCTGTAGTGACATTACAACTGGGACAAATGAAGGAAGTAACATTACTGCAatctgcactgtgtatagtatTGTCGATttcagcatttcattttctATTATCTGGCATCAAGCTTACGCTAAAATTCTGAAGCAGTCCAGCTTTGTGAGCCACTGAGCGGATTACAATGACAGTAGCAGTTTCGCACCTTGTTGAGATAGAGCTCCGGGTCGAAATGAGGCCCATTGATGTCGCAGGGATCCAGGGACTCCGGCTGCTCCGGGGCCTTTCCTTCCTCATTCAGCCCGTAGTAGATCTTCAACATGCCGTGCACCCTCCGCCTCCTTCCCGGGTCTTCAGCCACCGGCACCGAGCCCTCGTCCATAATGAACGGCGGCCAGCTGTGAAacgtttaaagtaaaataacgATAAACAAAGGCGACGACAAACCAGCTGACAGGAGACAAACGACAGCCACTAGCACTAGCGGCACACAGCTCCTGTGTAATCGCTGTGTGTTTAGCCTCGCTGCCAACTGGAAACAACAAACTCATTCAGGATAAATATTCAGAAAATGTCATATTTTCTCTGAGACAGAAGCAGCTAGGTGGAAGCGCTGTTGTTTCCGGGTTTCTAGCCTATCCGGTGTTACGTCGTCCACCAGTGCACGTAATCTAAACAGCCAATTAGagcagtttctctttgtttagCTTTTTATTCACTAAAGGCTTCaaaatttatgtattttatgtaaGAATGTATTTTTTGGCAAAGTATAGACAGAGACAAAGCTCATAATTGTTCAGGTAAGTGTTCTAGTTATGCGCACAACTGCGCATGTCCTAATTGGCACGTAACGCCATATAAAAGTGCTTAGATTGGTTGTAGGGAAAATTAATTGATGACACCAAAATGGATTAAATGTGTATGATAAAATTAACATACAGCCCTGATTATACTGCAATCTGTGATCATAGCAAATCCTACAGTGTTGAAatcaagaaaaacacaaaaatgttaaTCCCTTGAGTgctcagaggaaaaaaacacttttattataagatttaaaatgtgacaaaagTCTATATTGTATCATGAACATAAAAATCATAGAGGAATAATAATCTGGGATATAGTTCAGGTATTTGAAAATCATTTGTATAAACAGAAAATCAGAGGTTTTAGGTGCATGTTAAATCATTTCCACAGGAGCACTCACCAAGCTTTCTACAGATATATATCAACTCTTATCATACCTGCCATAtattaaaacataaacatttaacaATGAACTTATTTCCTCAAACAATTTGAAATGGATCTAGTTAAGATGGCCACTCAACTAAGAAATttacatttaccatttacaactGCAAGtgttaaagtaaaacaaaatgccACAGAAATACTGATGAGAAGTTTGCATGAAGTTATGTTATTAAATCATATGCAGAATAACATGTTGGTTAAAATATGGCTTTAGTACACTTAAGCAGCAGCACTGAGGAAGGAATATTTGATGACAGGTATGTTCAGAAAAACGGGGCCACTTTGCATCATCCCATAATTTTAATGAAGGCCGAGCTGACAACCGAGAGGAATTACAGTACACCGTTCAACATCCGCCATCCAGTTACTCAAATATACTCACATCAGATAACATAAAGGAAATACATCATTTTAAACCATAGCAATACCACAACTGTCCATTTTCTGGTTTCAATGCACCAAAACAGTAATTTATATGCCAACTTAGTAGAAACAAAAAAGGCACTTTAATCTTCTGTAAAGTGTTTGAGACTTATTTCTTCAttcacatatacaaacactggcaagtacatgaaaacaaaccaaaagaaagtaaaaatgttCTCTCATAAAAGCtaacaaacaatacaaaacaaatcTCCTGCTGTAAAATGTTTAGAAACAGTGTATTAGTATTAACAAGTGCAGCATCACATGATGTGTAGACTGTCGGAATGCCTATCCTACAACGTGACATGCATAGTGTTTGTTCGCAACAACATACTGTGCTGCTGGCGTTAGTATACAGACAGCAGCTGATACACAAGTCGAAGCATAGAAAAGTAAGAACATTCTGCCGTTTGCGTGCTGAGGAGAGTCGGGAAGAATAGACCGCATGTGCCGCCACATCTCCAACGAGGGCACGTGTTCAAGTGGAAGGTGCTATTACAGAGATGTGGAGACAGAAACTGCCTCCGTTAGCATTAGGGTGGGGTTCAGAGTGACACCCGGGGGACTCTGCCAAGTGCTGGAGGCTAAAATCTGAGTCTGCAGCGTTAAGGTAGCATACACTTGGTTGCAGCATGTCAGGCAGGCTTGCTTTGGTGGAAAGACTTAAGATTTTCAACAGTGTGGCCACAACTTGGTCCTTGTTTTGTGTTCAGAACACACA of the Maylandia zebra isolate NMK-2024a linkage group LG10, Mzebra_GT3a, whole genome shotgun sequence genome contains:
- the vps51 gene encoding vacuolar protein sorting-associated protein 51 homolog, whose translation is MDEGSVPVAEDPGRRRRVHGMLKIYYGLNEEGKAPEQPESLDPCDINGPHFDPELYLNKLRRECSLTELMDQETCMVRQIRSLDSDMQTLVYENYNKFISATDTIRKMKNDFKKMEDEMDCLSANMAAITEFSARISGTLQDQHAQITKLSGVHTLLRKLQFLFELPARLNKCLELQAYAQAVNTHRRARCVLQQYSHLPSFKGIQDDCHAIMDKLAQELRQKFRDGGSSAKDLSECVELLLQLDEPAEELCDKFLSHARSRLESDLQGLEAEIRPYPSTATKDASAHGLSSATAPGSPTDGSPKNSSLPSPASNTDILEFIDRGCNEFVSSLCLVITSYQELFINHAQKGELASKNIPQMANGKLHAFVDDLAARYFMLVERRIQEEKGVGDNSLLVRALDRFHRRLQAVAKLLPGSAVPNKGTEIVIRAATERVKQYLSALQSFYMDSLTDVRQALATPRLSVAGTSVAGPASGRDAPTSLPELLSSLSASILNQIKSVLASVHLFTAKDITFSNKPYFKGEFCSQGVRESLVVSFIKFVCQSSRQFCETAGDKGGSTPPALLLLLSRLCLEYETSTISYILTLTDEQFLVQHHSPVTPVTTLCAEAREAAQKLLNHYVKVQGLIISQMLRKSVETRDWVNTIEPRNVRAVMKRVVEDTTSIDVQVGLLYEEGVRKAHSSDSSKRTFSVYSSSRQQARYAASYTPSAPMDTNLLSNIHKLFSERIDIFSSVEFNKVSVMTGIIKISLKTFLECVRLRTFGRYGLQQIQVDCHYLQMYLWRFVSDENLVHFLLDEIVGSAAHRCLDPAPMEQSVIEVICERG